From the Peptococcaceae bacterium 1198_IL3148 genome, the window TCAAATCAACAGAATTTAAAAATAACGTAGGTAAGTTTTTGCAAATATCACAAGATGAAGAAGTTATCATACTAAAAAACGGCAAACCAATATCTAAACTTGTATCAATAAAAAAAGA encodes:
- a CDS encoding type II toxin-antitoxin system prevent-host-death family antitoxin produces the protein MFVKSTEFKNNVGKFLQISQDEEVIILKNGKPISKLVSIKKEEAPLTKELVGVLKHMGDIDEDELKAERIKANDSTD